A genomic stretch from Hymenobacter psoromatis includes:
- a CDS encoding oxidoreductase gives MEVGFIGLGKMGRAIAHNLVQAGYQVRAWNRSPEVLPGAEMVASPQEAFQAAVIFTMLADDAAIRAVLLDAGVLPTARAGAVHVVTATISVDFADELRAAHAAAGVGYLSAPVFGRPDVAAAGQLTFMVAGEPALVATVQPLLDVLGKKTWVLGEDPKQANAAKIAGNMMLALVIETLAEAAVLTSSHGLAPETFFDLMLQTQFNGSRAYEKYSQKIVRGDFEAGFRMKLGLKDLGLATAAAAKTGQQLPLLAAVHARMAAAVAAGLGEKDWSGMADYTLHQPGEATSAAPVPTPN, from the coding sequence TTGGAAGTCGGCTTTATTGGCCTGGGCAAAATGGGCCGCGCAATTGCCCACAACCTGGTGCAGGCCGGCTACCAAGTGCGGGCCTGGAACCGCTCGCCGGAAGTGCTGCCGGGGGCAGAAATGGTGGCGAGCCCCCAAGAGGCTTTTCAGGCGGCAGTTATCTTTACAATGCTCGCCGACGACGCCGCCATTCGGGCAGTGCTGCTCGACGCGGGGGTGCTGCCCACGGCGCGGGCGGGGGCCGTGCATGTGGTGACGGCCACCATCTCCGTCGATTTTGCCGATGAGCTGCGGGCAGCGCACGCGGCGGCGGGGGTCGGCTACTTATCGGCTCCCGTGTTTGGCCGGCCCGACGTGGCGGCGGCGGGCCAGCTCACGTTTATGGTAGCCGGTGAGCCGGCCCTCGTGGCCACCGTGCAGCCTCTGCTCGACGTGCTGGGCAAGAAGACGTGGGTGCTGGGCGAAGACCCCAAGCAGGCCAACGCGGCCAAAATTGCCGGTAATATGATGCTGGCGCTCGTCATTGAGACGCTGGCGGAAGCTGCCGTGCTGACCAGCAGCCACGGCCTGGCCCCGGAAACCTTCTTCGACCTGATGCTGCAAACGCAATTCAACGGCAGCCGCGCCTACGAAAAATACAGCCAGAAAATAGTACGGGGCGACTTCGAGGCCGGCTTTCGGATGAAGCTGGGCCTCAAGGACCTGGGCCTCGCCACGGCCGCCGCCGCCAAAACGGGCCAGCAACTCCCGCTGCTGGCCGCCGTGCATGCCCGCATGGCCGCGGCCGTGGCGGCGGGCCTGGGCGAAAAAGACTGGTCGGGCATGGCCGACTACACGCTGCACCAGCCGGGAGAAGCTACCAGCGCGGCCCCGGTTCCTACTCCTAACTAA
- a CDS encoding muconolactone delta-isomerase yields the protein MEFLLNITIHFTPDVAETTRQHLIQEEHTQAYLLQEQGHLVRIWRIPAQFGNWGLWRAEDATQLHALITGLPLYPWMQVAVHPLARHPLDPPGADGRPLA from the coding sequence ATGGAATTTTTGCTCAATATCACCATTCACTTTACGCCCGACGTGGCGGAGACCACCCGCCAGCACCTCATTCAAGAGGAGCACACCCAGGCGTACCTGCTTCAGGAGCAGGGGCATCTGGTTCGCATCTGGCGCATCCCGGCGCAGTTCGGCAACTGGGGCCTGTGGCGGGCCGAGGACGCGACGCAGCTGCACGCGCTCATCACGGGCCTGCCGCTCTACCCGTGGATGCAGGTGGCCGTGCATCCGCTGGCCCGGCACCCGCTCGACCCGCCCGGCGCAGACGGCCGCCCCCTGGCCTAG